The region CTGTGAAATCTTTATTACTTCATTTAAGTTTTCTGGGCTCACTGATGGCACAACAATACGTTCAACATCATTATTTAAACTATTTTCTATAACTCTCTCAATATTTTTAAATAAGGCCGGCTGATCTAGATGGCAGTGGGTATCAATCAAGGTCATTTTTTTTGGCCTTTAATGTCACCCTCAAGTCAGGGCCTATTTGCCTAATATCTTCAAAAGAAAACTGTATTTTTTGTTTAATATTTTTTATCTGGGTTAATTTAACCAGATTATTTGCATCAGATCCCAAAAGAATTGGGGCAATATAAATTACTAAATCATCATAATAGCCTGCCTCAATTATAGATGCTGTTAGCTTTGGTCCTGCCTCCACTAACAAATTATTTATCCCATATTCCTCGAGGTGAGAAACGAAGGATGATAGATTTATTTGATTATTTTTGAGGGGGATTTTTACTAATTTTGCTTTAGTTTTAATTAAGCTATCAAAATTATTATCAGGATCATCGCCGTAAACTATGTAAACATTGTCTTGTTGCAATATCGCTAGGTCGGGTTTAATTGAGAGATGACTATCTAAAATAAATCTTTTGGGTTGCTTGTGAGGCTCCCTATTCCTAACATTTAAATTGGGATTATCATGATTGGCTGTTCCAACACCTGTTAATATTGCGCATACATTTGCCCTCAGTTTTTGGACATCCTCTCTTGCATGCTCAGATGTTATCCACTTACTCTCGCCACCCTTAAGGCTTGTGTTGCCATCTATTGAGCTCGCTACTTTAATCGTGATAAATGGTTTTTTTTCTTTAATTCGTTTAAAAAAACCTTTGTTTAGACTAACTGCCTCCCCTTCAAGAATGCCTTGCTCTACTTCAATATTCTTAGATTTTAAGTATTTGATCCCTTGACCCGAAACAAGTGGGTTTGGATCCTGACAGGCTATAAAAACATTCCGGAATCCTGTTTTTACAATTAACTCTGCACAGGGTGGTGTCTTTCCATGATGATTGCAAGGTTCTAATGTAACGTATAAATCAGCATCTTGAGCTAACTTTCCAGCTTCATTGATAGCCATCACCTCCGCATGATGCTCTCCTGCCTTAAGATGATAGCCTTCACCAACTACTTGATCATTCTTGACAACAATTGCGCCTACACAAGGGTTAGGGGAGGTTTGCCCAAGCCCCTTTTCTGCAAGACTAAGTGCCATTCGCATATAGGAAATTTTTTTATTTGAGTTATTATCCAAGATCTTTGATTGCCGCATTAAAGTCTTCGGGGTCTGAAAAACTTTTATAGACTGATGCAAACCTAATGTAAGCTACTTTATCAAGCTTTTTGAGGGCCCTCATTACTTCCTCACCAATGTCTCGAGAGTTTATTTCTCTTTCACCCAGGGACATAATTTTTGCAATGATTTCCTCAATTGCTTTATCAATAAATTCTATTGGGACAGGTCTTTTATGAAGGGCTCTAGAAAAAGAATGAAGCAGTTTATCTCGAACAAAGTCTTCCCTCTTACCATCTTGCTTAATTACGGCTGGTAATGATAATTCGATGTACTCATATGTCGTAAATCTTTTTTCACAGACAGAACATGTGCGTCTTCGTCTAATCGATAGGCCATCCCTAATTACGCGAGAGTCTATAACCTGAGTATCTTCGGCCTTGCAAAAAGGACACTTCATAATAGTTTAGATTCCGTATACAGGAAATTTCTTTGTAAGCTCGCTTACCCTGGATTTTACACTTTTAATATTTTCAGCATTATCAGGATCATCAAGAACATCTGCAATAAAATTGCCTACAAGAGCAGCTTCATTTTCCATAAAACCTCTGGATGTAATCGCAGGTGAGCCAATACGAATGCCAGAGGTAACAAAAGGGCTCTCAGGGTCATTAGGGATTGAATTTTTATTGACAGTGATGTGTGCTTGACCTAGAACGATATCTGCTCTTTTGCCAGTCAGGTTCTTTGGAATTAAATCAATTAAAAACACATGTGATTCTGTTCTTCCAGATACAATACGATACCCCCTATCCTGCAATGCCCTCACCATTGACTGCGCATTTTTAACTACCCGTTTTTGGTATTCTTTAAACTCTGGTTTAAGTGCCTCTGCAAATGCTACTGCTTTCGCTGCAATAACATGCATTAAAGGTCCACCTTGTAACCCAGGGAAAACATATGAATTTATTATTTTTTCATACTCTGGTTTCGCAAGAATAAACCCACCCCTCGGACCCCTTAAGGACTTATGTGTAGTAGAGGTAACAAAATCTGCATAGGGCATTGGATTAGGATAGGCACCACCAGCCACCAAACCTGAATAGTGAGCTACATCCACCATAAACAGAGCGCCGACTTTTTTTGCAATTTGGCTCATTCTTTCCCAGTCAAATTTTAGCGAATATGCTGATGCGCCTCCAATAATTAATTTAGGTTTTGATTCAATTGCGAGCCTCTCCATCTCATCATAATCGATTACTTCTTGCTCATTTAAACCATAAGGGACTATGTTAAATAATTTACCAGAAAGATTAGCTGGTGAGCCGTGTGTAAGATGCCCCCCATGGCCAAGATTCATGCCCATTATAGTATCCCCTGGTTTGAGCATTGAGAAGTAAACTGCCTGATTGGCTTGACTCCCCGAGTGAGGTTGAACATTCGCATACTCGGCGCCATACAGCTCCTTTAATCTATCTATGGCTATCCTTTCAACTTCGTCAATATACTCACATCCACCATAAAATCTCTTGCCTATATACCCTTCTGCATATTTATTCGTAAGCTGAGAACCTTGTGCCTCCATAACAGCTGGCAGCGTATAGTTTTCCGAAGCAATCAGTTCGATATGCTCCTCTTGTCTCTTGTTTTCATTAACAATCTGCTTCCAAATTGCAGGGTCTAATTTTTCTAAACTGTCTGATCTTTTAAACATACTTTTTTTAATTTAATCCCAATTCTTTATTTTATCATGTCGGTTACCAAAATAATCAATAGTAGTAAGGCACATTAATATATCTTCTATATAAACATTCATGAGATATAATTTTGGATTAATAATTCACAAAATATTTGGAAGAAAAATGCTCTGGACCGACACACTAGAAATTGCAGAAAAACTTTTTGATACATATCCTGATACTGACCCCAAGACAATAAGGTTCACAGACCTAAGACAATGGGTATTAGATCTTGATGGCTTTGACGACGATCCAAACAAATGCGGAGAGCGAATCCTGGAGGCTATACAATTGGCTTGGATTGATGAATATGAGTAATGAATTACTCATCAAAAGCATCTTCAAGGCATATGATATTAGGGGTATTGTAGGCTCCGAACTCTCCAACCCCATCGTAAAAAAAATTGGTCAGGCCATTGGGACAAAAGCTTTATCACAAAAGCAAAAAACAATTTGTGTGGGCTACGATGGGAGGTTATCAAGCCCTTCACTCTCTGCTATGTTAATTGATGGACTCTTATCGACAGGTATTAATGTGATTGATATTGGCTTGTGTACCACACCCATGCTCTATTTTAGCAACTTTAACCAAGAAACAGATACCGGGGTAATGATTACAGGGAGTCATAACCCACCTGAATATAACGGTTTTAAGATAGTTATCAATAAGAAAACACTAAGCTCCAACGATATTCAAAATCTCTACCAAACAATTTTAGATTCAAACTTTTTAACTGGTGAGGGTAATAAAAAATCATTAAGTATAAAAAGCCAGTATCTCGATGAGATATCTGACTCGATAAATTTAAAAAGGCCTATGAAGGTGGCCATCGATTGCGGAAATGGTTCTGCAGGCGTCTGTGCTGAGGACTTATTCAACAGATTAGGGGTTATAACCGAACCCTTATTTTGTGATGTAGATGGCAATTTCCCCAACCATCATCCTGACCCAAGTAACCCCAAAAATCTACTAGACTTAAAGGACGCACTTAAAAAAGGTGATAGCGAGTTAGGCCTCGCCTTTGATGGTGATGCGGACCGTTTGGGTGTGGTCACAAAGGATGGTGAGATTATTTTTCCAGATAGGCAGTTATTATTGTTCTCGGAGGCTGTTTTAAAAGAATGTCCACAATCATCAATCATCTTTGATGTGAAGTCGACTCGACATTTATTTTCTTGGATTAAGGAGAAAGGGGGCATCCCCATAATATGGAAAACCGGTCACTCCTTTATCAAACAAAAAATGAAAGAGCTTAACGCCTCATTGGCAGGAGAGATGAGTGGCCATACATTCTTTAATGATAGGTGGTACGGGTTTGATGACGGACTATATGCGGCAGCAAGGTTATTGGAAATACTCAGTGAGTTCGATGACCCATCAAAAATTTTAAAGGACCTTCCTAAGGGCTTTAGTACACCTGAGTTAAATATCAAACTCAATGAGGGCGAACAACATAAATTAATTGCTGAACTTCAAGAAACCGCTAGCTTTCCTAACGCAACAGAAATAATA is a window of Methylophilales bacterium DNA encoding:
- the ribD gene encoding bifunctional diaminohydroxyphosphoribosylaminopyrimidine deaminase/5-amino-6-(5-phosphoribosylamino)uracil reductase RibD, which encodes MALSLAEKGLGQTSPNPCVGAIVVKNDQVVGEGYHLKAGEHHAEVMAINEAGKLAQDADLYVTLEPCNHHGKTPPCAELIVKTGFRNVFIACQDPNPLVSGQGIKYLKSKNIEVEQGILEGEAVSLNKGFFKRIKEKKPFITIKVASSIDGNTSLKGGESKWITSEHAREDVQKLRANVCAILTGVGTANHDNPNLNVRNREPHKQPKRFILDSHLSIKPDLAILQQDNVYIVYGDDPDNNFDSLIKTKAKLVKIPLKNNQINLSSFVSHLEEYGINNLLVEAGPKLTASIIEAGYYDDLVIYIAPILLGSDANNLVKLTQIKNIKQKIQFSFEDIRQIGPDLRVTLKAKKNDLD
- the nrdR gene encoding transcriptional regulator NrdR, with product MKCPFCKAEDTQVIDSRVIRDGLSIRRRRTCSVCEKRFTTYEYIELSLPAVIKQDGKREDFVRDKLLHSFSRALHKRPVPIEFIDKAIEEIIAKIMSLGEREINSRDIGEEVMRALKKLDKVAYIRFASVYKSFSDPEDFNAAIKDLG
- a CDS encoding serine hydroxymethyltransferase, giving the protein MFKRSDSLEKLDPAIWKQIVNENKRQEEHIELIASENYTLPAVMEAQGSQLTNKYAEGYIGKRFYGGCEYIDEVERIAIDRLKELYGAEYANVQPHSGSQANQAVYFSMLKPGDTIMGMNLGHGGHLTHGSPANLSGKLFNIVPYGLNEQEVIDYDEMERLAIESKPKLIIGGASAYSLKFDWERMSQIAKKVGALFMVDVAHYSGLVAGGAYPNPMPYADFVTSTTHKSLRGPRGGFILAKPEYEKIINSYVFPGLQGGPLMHVIAAKAVAFAEALKPEFKEYQKRVVKNAQSMVRALQDRGYRIVSGRTESHVFLIDLIPKNLTGKRADIVLGQAHITVNKNSIPNDPESPFVTSGIRIGSPAITSRGFMENEAALVGNFIADVLDDPDNAENIKSVKSRVSELTKKFPVYGI
- the iscX gene encoding Fe-S cluster assembly protein IscX gives rise to the protein MLWTDTLEIAEKLFDTYPDTDPKTIRFTDLRQWVLDLDGFDDDPNKCGERILEAIQLAWIDEYE
- a CDS encoding phosphomannomutase/phosphoglucomutase, which translates into the protein MSNELLIKSIFKAYDIRGIVGSELSNPIVKKIGQAIGTKALSQKQKTICVGYDGRLSSPSLSAMLIDGLLSTGINVIDIGLCTTPMLYFSNFNQETDTGVMITGSHNPPEYNGFKIVINKKTLSSNDIQNLYQTILDSNFLTGEGNKKSLSIKSQYLDEISDSINLKRPMKVAIDCGNGSAGVCAEDLFNRLGVITEPLFCDVDGNFPNHHPDPSNPKNLLDLKDALKKGDSELGLAFDGDADRLGVVTKDGEIIFPDRQLLLFSEAVLKECPQSSIIFDVKSTRHLFSWIKEKGGIPIIWKTGHSFIKQKMKELNASLAGEMSGHTFFNDRWYGFDDGLYAAARLLEILSEFDDPSKILKDLPKGFSTPELNIKLNEGEQHKLIAELQETASFPNATEIIKIDGLRVEYKEGFGLMRASNTTPVIVLRFEADTEKKLQEIQDQFKSILTEHISPEKIPF